The following are encoded together in the Zingiber officinale cultivar Zhangliang chromosome 8A, Zo_v1.1, whole genome shotgun sequence genome:
- the LOC122010912 gene encoding U3 small nucleolar ribonucleoprotein protein MPP10-like has protein sequence MSPAAKEINGHFDDVERAPILPSKPPKETKEMDENKSKKGLAEIYEEEYAQKTGLAPALLSASDKLKIEATMLFKKISLKLDALSHFHFAPKSVIEDMSIQVNVLALAMEEVAPLAVSDAAMLAPKEIFHGKGNIKEEAELTKEERKRRRANQKRRFRR, from the exons ATGTCTCCTGCTGCCAAAGAAATAAAC GGTCATTTTGATGACGTTGAAAGAGCACCTATCTTGCCATCTAAACCCCCTAAGGAGACCAAAGAGATG gatgaaaataagagtaagaaGGGTCTTGCCGAGATATATGAG gAAGAATATGCGCAGAAGACGGGTCTAGCTCcagctcttctttctgcttctgaTAAACTTAAGATTGAG GCAACAATGCTATTCAAAAAGATTTCCTTAAAGTTGGATGCGCTGTCTCACTTCCATTTTGCTCCAAAGTCG gttattgaggacatgtctatacaagtcaatgtacttgctctagcaatggaagag GTTGCTCCATTGGCCGTCTCAGATGCAGCTATGCTTGCCCCTAaggagatttttcatggaaaaggaaacatcaaagaagaggcagagttaacaaaagaagagaggaaaaggagacgggccaaccagaaaagaagatttagaaga